GCGAGATCGTCTACTGGGGCGCCGGATTGGCCGCGAACCCGGGGGCCGCCGTCGACTGGTGGCTGAAGAGTCCGCCGCACCGGGCACTGCTGCTGAACTGCACCTTCACCGCGGGCGGCTTCGCGGTGGCCCGCGACGGCAACAGGATGACCGCCGTCGTCGACTTCGGCGGCTGAGCGGGCCAACCCAGTGCCGCGAGCGGCCACCCTTGTACGGAGATCGTCAAGATGTTGTACAAGGGTGAGCGCTCGTCGTGTGGTTAGGCCGCCGCGCTGTGGTGAGCGCTCGCGCTGAGTTTGGCGGGGGTTACTCGCGGATGGTGATGGCCTGGCGGGGGCATTGGCGCACGGCCTCGCGGACCTGGGTCTCGTTGTCGGGGGTGACTTCGTCCTGCAGGACGTGCAGGTAGTCCTCGTCGTCGAGTTCGAAGACCTCGGGGATGATGCCCATGCAGACCCCGTTGGCTTCGCAGATCTCGAAGTCGACCTCGATCTTCTTGCTCATCAGCGCAGCACCTTCACCGGAACGCGGTGATACCCCGCGACGTTTTGCATCTTCACCTTCGCCAG
This DNA window, taken from Mycolicibacterium sp. MU0050, encodes the following:
- a CDS encoding ferredoxin, with the protein product MSKKIEVDFEICEANGVCMGIIPEVFELDDEDYLHVLQDEVTPDNETQVREAVRQCPRQAITIRE